A stretch of [Clostridium] innocuum DNA encodes these proteins:
- a CDS encoding response regulator transcription factor: MSKLLVVDDEERIRSMIRKYGEFEGHEIEEAVDGMDAIEKCKQTEYDLIIMDIMMPNLDGFSAVKEIRKDVQTPVIMLSARGEEYDRIHGFEIGVDDYVVKPFSPKELMMRVSAILKRYHGDVNTRKKDIYTYEGLKIDFTARKVFIDDKEVEMSPKEYVLLFYLVRNEGIALTREQLIHDVWGYDFYGDDRTLDTHIKLLRKSLQGYSRLIITLRGVGYRFEAEK; encoded by the coding sequence ATGAGCAAACTGCTGGTTGTGGACGATGAGGAACGTATCAGAAGCATGATTCGTAAGTATGGTGAATTTGAGGGACATGAAATTGAGGAAGCAGTGGATGGAATGGATGCCATCGAAAAGTGTAAGCAGACGGAATATGATCTAATCATTATGGATATCATGATGCCAAATCTGGACGGCTTTTCTGCGGTAAAGGAAATCCGTAAGGATGTGCAGACTCCTGTCATTATGCTCTCCGCAAGAGGAGAGGAATATGATAGAATCCACGGCTTTGAAATCGGTGTTGATGATTACGTGGTAAAACCGTTTTCTCCTAAAGAGCTGATGATGCGTGTCAGTGCCATATTAAAGCGATATCATGGTGATGTAAACACCAGAAAAAAGGATATCTATACCTATGAAGGCTTGAAAATCGATTTTACGGCACGCAAGGTCTTTATTGATGATAAAGAGGTGGAGATGTCGCCAAAGGAATATGTTCTATTATTTTATCTGGTACGCAATGAAGGAATCGCACTGACAAGAGAACAGCTGATTCATGATGTATGGGGGTATGATTTCTATGGGGATGACAGAACGCTGGATACGCATATCAAGCTGCTGAGAAAAAGTCTGCAGGGTTACAGCCGCCTGATTATTACACTGCGCGGAGTAGGGTATCGTTTTGAAGCTGAAAAATAA
- a CDS encoding glycoside hydrolase family 1 protein: MRKNFLWGGSTAANQFEGGWNEGGKGPSICDMMTNGSLKEPRYITKTIDKNLFYPNHKASDFYHHYKEDIALMKEMGFKAFRMSISWSRIFPKGIEETPNEEGLQFYDNVFDELIAASIEPIVTISHYENPFYLTETYNGWVDRRLVDLYIKYCDTIFKRYQHKVKFWLTFNEINAGVYSFGGYLGLGILNEGTTSNYDQVDIPQQRFQALHHQFIASAKAVQLGHKINPDFKIGCMVALTANYAYSCNPEDQLANQKSWEYCNYYCGDVQVKGKYPYFAKRIWQEHNIEIKMEEGDTEILKAGTVDFFSFSYYMSNCISTDNSLLKTKGNLFGGVKNPYLKANDWGWQIDPLGLRYTLNELYARYQIPLMIVENGLGAIDVVEDGKIHDSYRIEYLREHIKALKDAVDIDNVDLIGFCPWGCIDLVSAGTGEMKKRYGFVYVDADDKGNGTYNRSRKDSFYWYKKVIASNGEDLD, encoded by the coding sequence ATGAGAAAAAACTTTTTATGGGGCGGCTCTACTGCTGCTAATCAGTTCGAAGGAGGCTGGAACGAAGGAGGAAAAGGTCCGAGTATCTGTGATATGATGACGAACGGCTCATTGAAGGAGCCTAGATATATCACAAAAACGATTGACAAAAACTTGTTCTATCCAAATCACAAAGCAAGTGACTTTTATCATCATTATAAGGAAGATATTGCATTGATGAAGGAGATGGGATTCAAGGCATTTCGTATGAGCATTTCTTGGAGCAGAATATTTCCAAAGGGAATTGAAGAAACTCCAAATGAGGAAGGTTTACAGTTTTATGACAATGTTTTCGACGAACTGATTGCGGCTTCCATAGAGCCAATCGTGACCATATCACATTATGAAAATCCGTTTTATTTAACAGAAACGTATAATGGATGGGTAGATAGAAGATTAGTTGATTTATATATTAAGTATTGTGATACTATTTTTAAAAGATATCAGCATAAAGTTAAATTTTGGCTGACATTTAATGAAATCAATGCAGGAGTATATTCTTTTGGTGGATATCTGGGATTAGGTATCCTTAATGAAGGAACAACCTCTAATTATGATCAGGTAGACATTCCACAGCAGAGGTTTCAAGCATTGCATCATCAGTTCATCGCTTCAGCAAAAGCTGTTCAGTTAGGACATAAAATCAATCCTGATTTCAAGATAGGGTGTATGGTGGCTTTAACAGCGAATTATGCTTATTCCTGTAATCCTGAAGATCAATTAGCAAATCAAAAATCATGGGAATACTGCAATTATTATTGCGGGGATGTACAGGTAAAAGGGAAATATCCTTATTTTGCAAAACGAATATGGCAAGAACATAATATAGAAATTAAAATGGAGGAAGGAGATACCGAAATTTTAAAGGCCGGTACAGTAGATTTCTTTTCCTTCTCCTATTATATGAGTAACTGTATTTCAACGGATAATTCCCTTTTAAAAACAAAAGGAAATCTATTTGGCGGTGTTAAAAATCCATATTTAAAGGCGAATGATTGGGGCTGGCAAATCGATCCTTTAGGGCTGCGTTATACACTGAATGAACTTTATGCAAGATATCAAATACCACTTATGATTGTGGAGAATGGCTTAGGAGCCATCGATGTAGTAGAGGATGGTAAAATTCATGACAGCTATCGTATTGAATATCTGAGAGAGCATATTAAGGCTCTGAAGGATGCTGTTGATATAGACAACGTAGATTTAATCGGCTTTTGTCCATGGGGATGTATTGATCTTGTCAGTGCCGGTACAGGGGAAATGAAAAAGCGTTATGGGTTTGTTTATGTGGATGCAGATGATAAAGGGAACGGAACTTATAACCGCAGCAGAAAGGACTCCTTTTATTGGTATAAAAAAGTAATTGCATCCAATGGTGAGGATCTGGATTAA
- a CDS encoding HAMP domain-containing histidine kinase, translated as MKLKNKQVAGVDRKERKPISVKWKIFVTLVFFIVIIIAVLWFFQVFFLEKFYMFIKSNSVKKAASEVNEVITQKLDGSLDMESYKTKISNISRNGDFCVIVYDEDTSKDPIMGNESDGKCMLSKSASYAAHADVIDELKGEALSQKNGIASRLIEDTAKVEVPFESFRFSLTKEGLMIPRPEAFPSRLTSDIRDNGRNKQNMKISKGVQNMTYISVVTGSNSHMKISVINAQLTPVNATIETIKTQFIIIAAILTVVALMLAFYLSRKIARPIISINNGAKTLATGQYDVAFSGKGYLEIEELSNTLNYASRELRKVENLRRELIANMSHDLRTPLTMISGYGEVMRDIPGENTPENVQIIIDETKRLTNLVNDMLDLSKLQAGVQELHAVSMNLTDEIRSIIERYETLLKQDEYDIRFEYREDVIIQGDVIKLDQVIYNLINNAINYSGEDHQVIVKQLLEQGRVRIEIIDHGPGIEKDKLAYIWERYYKVDKTHVRSRVGSGLGLSIVKAVLELHKAEYGVLSEEGVGSTFWFSLPYSKSQNAEIRK; from the coding sequence TTGAAGCTGAAAAATAAACAGGTGGCAGGCGTCGACAGAAAAGAGCGAAAACCAATCAGCGTCAAGTGGAAGATTTTTGTCACACTGGTGTTCTTTATTGTCATTATCATTGCAGTACTATGGTTTTTTCAGGTATTTTTTCTGGAAAAATTTTATATGTTTATCAAATCCAATTCCGTAAAAAAGGCCGCCAGTGAAGTAAATGAAGTCATTACGCAGAAGCTGGATGGCTCACTGGATATGGAATCCTATAAAACAAAAATTTCAAACATTTCCCGCAATGGGGATTTCTGTGTCATCGTTTATGATGAGGATACGAGCAAGGATCCGATTATGGGCAATGAAAGCGATGGCAAATGTATGCTCAGCAAATCTGCCAGCTATGCTGCCCATGCAGATGTTATTGATGAACTGAAGGGGGAAGCCCTGTCACAGAAGAATGGAATAGCTTCCAGACTGATTGAGGATACTGCCAAGGTGGAGGTGCCCTTTGAATCCTTTCGTTTCTCTTTGACAAAGGAAGGTCTTATGATACCGCGTCCGGAGGCATTTCCATCACGGCTTACATCGGATATCAGAGACAACGGCAGGAATAAACAGAATATGAAAATTTCCAAGGGTGTGCAGAATATGACCTACATCAGTGTGGTCACAGGAAGCAATTCCCATATGAAAATCAGTGTGATCAATGCACAGCTGACACCGGTAAATGCTACGATTGAAACAATCAAGACACAGTTTATCATCATTGCGGCAATATTGACTGTAGTGGCGCTTATGCTGGCCTTTTATCTTTCAAGAAAGATTGCACGTCCCATCATCTCCATTAACAACGGAGCGAAAACGCTTGCGACCGGTCAGTATGATGTTGCCTTCAGCGGTAAGGGATATCTGGAAATTGAGGAGCTGAGCAATACGCTGAACTATGCTTCCAGAGAGCTGAGGAAGGTGGAGAATCTGCGGCGTGAGCTGATTGCGAATATGAGCCATGACCTGCGAACACCGCTGACAATGATCAGCGGATACGGGGAGGTTATGCGGGATATCCCCGGTGAGAACACACCGGAGAATGTACAGATTATCATTGATGAGACAAAACGTCTGACCAATCTGGTGAATGATATGCTGGATCTATCCAAGCTGCAGGCAGGTGTACAGGAGCTGCATGCGGTTTCCATGAATCTGACGGATGAAATCCGCAGCATCATCGAACGCTATGAAACTCTTTTAAAGCAGGATGAGTATGATATTCGCTTTGAATATAGAGAAGATGTCATAATTCAGGGAGATGTAATCAAGCTTGATCAGGTTATCTATAATCTGATTAACAATGCCATCAACTACAGCGGAGAGGATCATCAGGTCATCGTGAAGCAGCTTCTTGAACAGGGAAGGGTTCGTATCGAAATAATCGATCATGGTCCGGGTATCGAAAAGGATAAGCTTGCGTATATCTGGGAACGGTATTACAAGGTGGATAAGACGCATGTGCGCTCCCGGGTTGGCAGCGGTCTGGGTCTGAGCATTGTTAAAGCTGTTCTGGAGCTTCATAAGGCTGAATACGGCGTACTTAGTGAAGAAGGAGTAGGAAGTACCTTCTGGTTCTCTCTGCCTTACAGCAAAAGCCAAAATGCAGAAATAAGGAAATAG